GTGAAACTTTCAAGGAAAGTATGCACGAACTCACCAACAAAGAATAAAGTAGTTTAGATATACATCACAGTTTTATATAATAGATTGTGAAATTCACTTTCGCAGTTTATTTACCTAATGTTTCCATTTGTATTTTCAGACAAATTTTTAATTATGGGAAAAGAATATTTGAAATCTTTCCTCGTCTCAATGGTGCATCTACTATTTAAGAATTCAAAATAAGTTGTTAAAAAAGAAGGGGCTGGAAATAAGCCACAACTTGCAAATTGCTAAAAAAAAAAAGTCATGTGGCTCCACAAATTCCTCTCTCCTTCTAAATTTGCCTCcaattttcatttccaaattttaACTACACAAATtgctattaatattatttttacaaATTTAAAACGACTGCTTAAAAATAAACAAAGACTTAAATATTCATGAGGCTGCAACTTCACAAACAATTCCTAAATAAGTTGAGCAGTGACCACTAGCCCAAATAAGCTAAGCAACCGCATGGGCACCTTCCTTTAGAGGGCGAACTCATTACTCAGCCTGCATAGGGACTCGTGAATCACCCTGCTCAGGAACTCGTGTCattgtattttatgtttttcatgccAATCAAATCGACCATTGAATGCGAGATGACTATAAATCAATGAAGGAGAACTGTAACATGGGCACAAAAAATGGAAAGAACACACATTCAGGTGCTCAGAGTTTCTGAGTTTCTTTATGTTTCTGAATTGCAgtgttttttttatgtattttgtcGCCAAGTTTCTTTATGTTTCTGAATCACAGTGTTTTTTTAATGTATTATGTTTCCGAGTTCCTTTATGTTTCGGAATCACAGTGTTTTTTAATGTATTATGTTGCCAAGTTTCTTTTATGTTCGGACACATACGATTTGTACAAGCTGAGTCACCAACTTTATGCAAAATTTGTATCTGCTAAGTccaatttttaaactatgttttacATCATTTCCTTTTATGCATCAAGTGATATTCTTGTTCAGGACATAATATTGCTCAAACCATTGATAAAGAAATCTGAGAGAGAAACTAGGATCTGCTAAAAAGCCTTTGTAAGGAAATTACATTTAATTTCATTTTTTGTTTATATCAATGTCTTGTAGATGCAATTTACCATCAAAAGCACATCACAGACTGTATACAGATTTCAAAACTATCTAGATAATGGTTTTTTGTGAAGCTATCATATGCATCAAACAGATCACTTCCCTGAGGATCCCTGTCATGCACAAGGACTTGTTCAACTGAAATAATTCTTAGGCTCATTAAGGAAGAACTTAAGCAAAAACATTCAGATACCCCGCAGAATAGCATATACATTTTCCGGCTTCATCCCTTCTCCAGGAAGCTGAACCTCTGGAATCAAAATGGATGAATACTGTACACTCAAATCATCAATAAATTATGTCATGTCTATAAAACAGATGATTGATTGTCATGCTTTGATAAATTGTTGATGAGAAAATGTTCTCTCGCTTTCAGCTCATATGCACTAGCCCAAAGCACTATTCCTGAGGGTGCACGAAACTGGACTGTGAGGTGTCACTCTTCAAATCTGCTTTTCTGTTCAAACCAACTGAGAATTGTTCCATGCTAAGATTCTCAACCTATGTTTCACACAAACAATGTTCGTGAGATATAAACAGGCAATTTAACAATTCATTGTTTAATATAAATGTTAATCTGGATCTGCAACTCATTTTTGCTTGCTCTCAAAAGGGAAAATATAAATATCATCTCAAAAACCTGTTCAGCCTGAAGCTGTGCCTTCTGTCTGGCCCGATTTTCTTGCAGTGCCCTTTGACGGCTTTCATAAAGATAAAAATCATCAACAATAGAGGACTGTGACCGATAGTTCTTGAAGATGTCCAACATTTCAAGGCCCTCCTGAAGATGTATCTGGAATAAAAATCATATCCCACGTTACAAACCAAATAATGTCTCTCAAACGTATTAATGACATCTGCAAAATAAAGGGTGCAGAAAACCCTCGACTCAATAAAAGGATGTATGATGCAGAGCAATGTTTGGAAAATTAACCATTACAGCAGATTTTAGCTCATGATAAAGAACTTTCggattaaaataattatataatcatTAGTATTGACAACTCTATGGATATTACCCATTCATTAAAAAGGAGGAAAAGACAAAACAACCCTTCAAATTTTGAGTTTACTAACATACTAAATGCAACAAAAGAACTAAATGAACCACTGCTTCACACTGGTTAAGACTTGTCCAACAAGGGTGTAGATTTAAAATTCTGCCCTACATGGATCAGGGGAATAGATTCTAGAGATTTATTAATCTTTTAGAGGCAATAAACTAATTCGTTTGAAAAAATCAACCCAAATTTTATGGAATGAATCTCTCATTTACCAGCAAATGGTTATTCTTGAAATCtctagattaaaaaaaaatatatccaaaaaagCACAACAAAATTGCCAGATAATCATATGGAAGTTGCCTTGCAGATCTAGGGACTACTTTTTTGAATATTTCCTTGATCGAATTCAAGAAACAAATTACATCATCAATTTTTGATGATTATTGTAAAACAAAAAAGGTTATTTTTTATATGCATTAATATAAGCTTTTTATGGCAGTAACGGGTAACCATTTATGATTTTCACAGAAAAAGTGAATTGTTTCTAGATTATGAAAGGGGAAAAGGAAAAGGCATTTAGCCATTTGACTAGCATCCGAACTGTTCAGTCATGATGCCATAACGTTAATGAATCCAAATAAACTTTCACAGCAAAAGCAAAAGATTAAAAGAAACTTACCTCCTGAGTATCCCTGCTATTTGTAACAGGCTTGTTGTCATTATTTTCAAGTATAATATGGCGCAACTTAGAGTTAGGAATGTCTTTTATGATATGCCATTTCACTGAGAAACACCCGGTCCATGTATCCTGCTGCCAGAAATCCATATTTTTGGTGAAGTCCACAGGTCCTACCATTTCAGCAACACCACAAAACCGACCACTTCCATTCACCTAAAATATTCCaaaggaaaaacttgaaaaatttggaaatggtgaaaatgaataccaTCTGCATTTGCTATACATCCCTATCACCAAAAGATAAATTGTAGACAGTAAAGCCAAGAAAACTTACagagaagaacaaaaatattggACAAGCTCCAGGTTTGTCACCAGCTCTCAACTGTGCATCTTGATATGCTTGACTTAATTTCTGATTTCCATTTGGTGTACTTGCCCAGACATTGTACTTAATGCTTTTGTGAATATCATCTTCACTGTAAGATTTGATAACAAAGAAAAACGCATCATGGTACTTGGTAATAAAATCAGAACGGTTGTAACTATTCATGCCTCcaaggacactaaggatttcattAACTCTGTCAGAAAACAGACTTTTTCCTTTAGACTGCCTACTTGATGCCAGTTCCTCATTAATGGGCCTCCTCCTTGGATGTTGTATTGCATCACTTGAGCCACCATGAACTCGTTGGCCATCATCACTGTAGTTCCGATTCCCAACCAACCTCTTGTTGTGAATTACCCATTCTGGGTCATTGTCTCTCATTTCCACTTGATATGGTATCAAACCATCGCCTGTTCTCACTTGGGTGGAGGAAGATGGAACACCAAAAGGGAGACCATGCTGTGGATGCAGATTTGCAGGGACAGGATATGTATAAACTGCTTGCTGGGGccaaaaagaaaccaaaacaaGTTTCAGCCTTCAGTCAGCAAAAGCAACTCCTAATTTGGAATATATATCTATATTCCAAAGGAAactttaacaaatttataaatcaaTCTATGTTTTTAGTAAAGGTTCTGATAACTTATGAAACTATAATACCTGTGTAGGTGGGAATTGAAGAGCTGGGACAAACTGGCCAATCGTTGCATGCATCCCAGATGAAAAACCATTGCTTTGAGAATTTCCAGCATTTCTTGGATCTGGCCAATATGACATACCTGGTCTTTCATAATTGGTAACTTCTACAGGAACAGAACTTGTGAAAGCAGCAGGCAGAACACCTCTGCCATAAGAACCATGGGATGGTATTAAATAGGACTGCAATCCAGGTCTACCCTCAAAGACATAGTTGTTACCATTTTGAATGCCATGGACATACGCTCCTTGAATTCCTAAATCTTCTAGACCTGGCATTACAGCTTCTAATGGTGGATTATCCGATGGATATGTCCAATACTGATACTCTGGATAAGCAACTTGCTGATAAAGTGAACCTGGATGTTGAGACTGATAACCATAATAAGCATTTTCTGTGCCAAGTGGTGTGATTGGTGTCTCTCCAGGGCTGTAAAAGGTCTGAAGTGGGTGCCCACCATCAACCGAGGGATACAAAAAGGAAGCAGCTTCATTCTGATAAACCTGCatgcaaaaccaaaaaaaaacatctTAAAGTTATAATAGTTTAAAACAACAATTGACATATAATATAATCAggcatcaaaataaaataaatacgtACTAAAGTATGCAAAGGAAATATTTGTCTGATTTGAATGCTGCAGAAACTAAATGTAATAAATCACAAAACTGATTCTCACCGGGAAATGATAGCCAAAGTCATTTACAAATGTGGACTGCTGATATCCATTTGTCCCTAGTATGTGTGGATTATTCACTGCAGATTCCAAATTATATCAGAAGCCATGCGATAAATTTAGCCATCTTTGTTTGAAATTCTGAATAAGTTGCCTTACCCCCATAGGAATAGACTAGTGAAGCAGAATGGCCATCAGGTCCAACATGTGCAGACAAAGTAGTATCATTCCCAGCGTCGACAACTATAGGTTGTGAAGTCGATGGTAATTCAGACACCCTTGTTTCTGTATCTCTTTTGCCGACATTTGAAAGCTTATGCAGTGTTCCTATTTCCTGATGGAAACAATGGTGCTTCAGACAAATTACAATAAAAGAGATTGTTTCCTCTTGTTCTAGTTAAGCACGGTATTCTAAAGTCCATTTAAGTTTTGAAGACTTAATTTGGAATTAAAAAAAGAATGCAAAACTTCTTCATTTTGGAACCAGGATCTCCATACTACAATTAATAAATCATCAAAGCACTTATACTCCTGGAAAAGATTCTCTTGTTATGCAAACCAAAAAGGTTATTGACTTATTATTTCCacactatcttaataatatttaataatagatAGCATAAGCTAATATCATCATTGTAGCGGGTAAACATGTAATACACTAAAATAGATATTAATAGAGAACTCATATAAAAAAGCGTGTCTTATAAGCATCTAGGAACAACTCTTCTGGGTTTTATTTGGTGCTACCATTCAACACTTCAGGAATGCTTATGCATCTAACTTTACCAATCTGCAGGCATATCCTTGTATTATATACACTTCACGGCACATCAACCAGTCCAACTCTTGTAGAACACACCCCTTCTATgtctatcatttatctatttctttCAGCCTACTTCTTTAATATATAGACTTGTTTGGCCTCTTTGCTGCATTTACATTTCCTTCTTGCTTGCATCCAAGCAGCCAAGAAGCCTCCATCCATATTCAATTTGAATCTGGCAGTAGGTCAACCAGCCAGTTATTTCTCCACGTGACTGTTTTACACAACTATAATGAATTCTTCTTTTATTGCCACCTTCAACAGAGACAAGCAGAAGCAAAAACAAACAACTCAATGCAGGAAGCTTAGTAAAGATGCATCAACAGAGGAGGGATGTGGAACATTAATAGCCTCATAGGTGTCCCAAAACAATGAAGGACGAATGTGAATCGATGGCAGATTATAAAATGCTATCAAAGAGTGTGTGTATTGGCCAAAGAAGAAAAGAGGGATGTGTGAAGAAGGTATCGGCCAACAGAGTGTGGGCTTTTGGCCTGAGAACAGAGTGAAAGTATAAGTGCAGCTACAGAGGATAGCAAGTTTGAGTAAAGAATGGCAGCTGAGATTTGTGCCAGGTTGAAGTTAAACAAATGAAATGTTATGTAGAGCGGGAGAGAGGCTGTTGACAGGCCAATAATGtgttgtgaattcaaatttaaaGCAGAAAGGATCTGCCTGTGAGAGTTTGTGTTAATTTTGTGAGTTCTTAGCCAGAAAGGAGTACCCTCTTGCATCACAAAGCCTAATAATTAGGCTCTCCCTCACCTGAAATTTTATGCATTCTTTCGAATCTCAGGGTAGTCCACCTTTGATACATTCCTGTATATCCAGCATACCACCTAACTATCAAACCCTTTGCAGTTCTGAATTTTTTGTTTGTTTCCATAATTTCAGATTTGTGCCAAACGGTTTGTGTCCTCTCACTAAAGCTAAGGTACATGTCATAGTTATTTACTGAATTATAGATTACTGATATGGTTCCAGATTTCAGATCTCACGATTATTGTTGTTGTTTGGATGTACACAACCCAACAGCAACAAATTTTAGTACCAGACTTAGTACAGGTCCTTGTGAACCGAGATTCTTATTCATAACTTTCTTTCAGTAACAACAGAAGCCCATTAGTTTTTATTTATATTGTGTCATTGCACTTTtcatcttttcatttttatttgatGAATAATCCAAGTAGTCCTTGACCACTGTTCAAAAATGCAATTTGGGTTCCTCACCCAAGGGCTGCATAAATGATGGCAAAAATAGGAGGCATGTCAACTCCAACTTGTGCAACAAATGATGAGATTGTTCCAATAACTGACAAAACCTCTCATAGAACCATACAACATCACACTAATAGGTCCACCTAGAAACTTGCTTTCATCTCTAAAACCAAACAAGTCACCTTCACTTCCTAAAGTTGTCAAGGATATGGATGATTGTCCTACTCGTCCTTCACCACAATCTCTACAGGCCTGTGTGATCTTAACCACAAGGCAACATGCATTCCTCAAATGTTTTTTGTGCACTCGTGAAGAAGATATTGTTTTGCAGACTAACAAATCTTATAGGGCAAGTCCTTGTTGTGAGCAATTCTTTAGACTAATACTCCACCACCATGCTACCAACACCACATTGAGCATGTTACTACCACTCTAATTATGATTCACTCTCTTATTTACTTCACATTGCTCATCACATTACTCAATTAATAATAGGTTCCAATCCTATATGAGCTTCCTCGCAGCTCCACAATGGAATCTTCACAGCTTTAGAATCGGCATCTTTTCTTCATGTCTTCCTGGCATCTGTGGTTCCTTGCAATCTTAACCACACGACACTATGCATTCCTAAATTATTTGTTGCACGCTCATGATGAAGATATTGTTTTGGAGACTACAACTCTTCTAGAACAAGTTCTTGttgcaattattttatttaatacccATCATGCTACCTCCTCTAAGATTTGCATTCCATAGGGAAAGACCATCAACACCACATTGAGTATGTTCCTACTACTATAACTAAAATTGAGTCAACACCACATTGAGTCTGTTCCTACTACTATAACTAAAATTGAATCTTCTTCTATGGGCCAACCCACTATTAAGCAAACCAATGATGAACTTATATTGCTCATCCCGTTATTCAGTTAATAGCAGGCTTCAACCCTGCAAGCTTCCTCACAGATCCAAAAAAGACTCTTCAAATCTTTAGCATTGGCATCTTTTCCTCATTTTTATTGTCcctatatgttgttgtcttcatcaAGGACACTCATATTGCTCATCCCATTACTCCATTAATAGCAGGTTCTGACCTTTACCAAGCTTCCTCACAGCTCCACAATGTAATCATCACAACTTCAGCATTGGCATCTTTTCCTCATGTTGCATTGGCCCCATACATTCTGCTCTTAAACAAGGAGGGCTATCAGCTTTGTTTTCAACAACTGTGATCAATTTCCACCACCTGAACAATGCTATCTCCTTGATACAAAGATCTTTGGTGCAAACCATCAGCTTGGATCATCATTCTAGGATATTGTTAGTATCGACAAATTTCTTCAGTCCTTTCAATCCCAGGTGTTCCAACTCTTCTAATTAAACATTTAGAATATTCCCATTTGGGGACTCCCTTGTTACTGTTGTGCCTCGCATGCATTTGGCACCTCATAATTCATCTTTGCAGCCACAAAATGGTACTAATTTATCTGATGAAATTGGGATCAATTTCCTTTGAGCAGCAAGCAAAGGATGACAGCATACCATGTATTCAAAAAGGTTAATTATAGTCCACAAGCAAGTTGCGCTGATAGAAATAAACTAAAACCCAAAAAGAAAGGATAATTTTTTTAAGCTTACATTTTTCCACCTGGTTTCTGAGATAATGAAATATCACTACACCTAGAAACCAAACTCCTTTGGCATGCCATTTATCACAAGTTATAACTGCAAAGTAACTTCAAAGTAGATATTAACAGTTCAACCTAAAACAAAACTTGCCAATGGAAAACCTACTTTTAAACAAAGAAGTAaatcattattattatattttattaacacTTTATGGAAGATTTTCTGAGCACACAAATTATAGAGAAATAGGACCAAACAGCACTGTAACCTTATACCAGCATTCCAAGTGTACAGTACAATGATGTATGAGCGGATTCACTTGATCTGGGTGGCTGACTGGTTGTATTTCAGGTTTGCTGTATGCATGCAGGAGTGCCCAGACCTCTTTTAATATGTGATTTACAACCTGTGATCTGATTTATTGCTGATTATAGACAGTAACCAAATGATACTTGACTGCCCAAACCCTGCGACTGCCTATTTACTAGCTCACGCCCCTCCTTATACCTCCTCTTATATGTCACAACTCCCTCAATGGTAACAGTAAGGGCTGTGGCTGAGATAGGGGCTTTGAAACACCTCACAAACACTTTATTAATTTAACTTTATATTTTAAAACCTGAGAAATCActataattaattgaataaagtaGCCCAAATTtagacaacttaatttaattatttcccGCATAACCACCAAAGTTAACTAGTGCAAAGTTCAATTGTGAAAATGCCACTATATTTAGAGGCAACACAATTATGCACCAACATTGCCCACATGGAAGGGCCTCCCTTAAAATTACGCTGTAAAACAGAACTTACATGCACAGAAGTGAGCAATACATTACTAAAAGAAATTTCTGATGACTACCCATCGTTGGTTCATGCCATGTATAATCTTAGTGACATTACATGTGTTACATGTTGCTCTTGGCAAAACACAATTGTTTTGAGTAGGCAATGCATGCATATATTATTAATTCAGGGAGAATGATGGCAGCAGACAAATCCTTTACTCTCATTGTTGATGAGGGTTCCACAGGCTGAAATATACTGCTCATGCTCATGCTTGTTTTCCATGATTTTATTTTTGACAGGGAATTTGCACAAATTGTACAATACTATAAACAAATGCAATTTTATTTGTGCTAAGCAATCCAAGACCTTGATTTTCCATTTAGATTTGACtaccaaaaaatttaaaatgttttgAGTAGGTCAATTGCTGAAAGTTCTTTTAGGTT
The nucleotide sequence above comes from Cryptomeria japonica chromosome 11, Sugi_1.0, whole genome shotgun sequence. Encoded proteins:
- the LOC131070827 gene encoding YTH domain-containing protein ECT3, producing MASDMDSVEQICEKVEVLEINSKPSSDAEEIGTLHKLSNVGKRDTETRVSELPSTSQPIVVDAGNDTTLSAHVGPDGHSASLVYSYGVNNPHILGTNGYQQSTFVNDFGYHFPVYQNEAASFLYPSVDGGHPLQTFYSPGETPITPLGTENAYYGYQSQHPGSLYQQVAYPEYQYWTYPSDNPPLEAVMPGLEDLGIQGAYVHGIQNGNNYVFEGRPGLQSYLIPSHGSYGRGVLPAAFTSSVPVEVTNYERPGMSYWPDPRNAGNSQSNGFSSGMHATIGQFVPALQFPPTQQAVYTYPVPANLHPQHGLPFGVPSSSTQVRTGDGLIPYQVEMRDNDPEWVIHNKRLVGNRNYSDDGQRVHGGSSDAIQHPRRRPINEELASSRQSKGKSLFSDRVNEILSVLGGMNSYNRSDFITKYHDAFFFVIKSYSEDDIHKSIKYNVWASTPNGNQKLSQAYQDAQLRAGDKPGACPIFLFFSVNGSGRFCGVAEMVGPVDFTKNMDFWQQDTWTGCFSVKWHIIKDIPNSKLRHIILENNDNKPVTNSRDTQEIHLQEGLEMLDIFKNYRSQSSIVDDFYLYESRQRALQENRARQKAQLQAEQVENLSMEQFSVGLNRKADLKSDTSQSSFVHPQE